In Montipora foliosa isolate CH-2021 chromosome 13, ASM3666993v2, whole genome shotgun sequence, one DNA window encodes the following:
- the LOC137984083 gene encoding uncharacterized protein has translation MLQRRYTSIAEEPESENNSMEGKKNGTNDKVPMVRSNNNSRSSSRRSPRSARVSSSEPTEDGDLESDRLSFSDDDYVYSEEVETKSLKKDKGGASEKTKPTVRKVSRMEEEIMKSSKLSSEQIREIKEAFHVFDNNGDGCITATELKKLVTSLGYNITEAELMDMMNQIDSDGNGAIDFPEFLSLMTKNLEDSDPEDILLESFKVFDRDNSGFIGVSELDRVFKLLGQEFKDYEIEAMIKAADADGDGLVGWDDFTKMMNV, from the exons ATGCTGCAACGTCGCTATACCTCGATAGCGGAGGAACCGGAGAGCGAGAACAATTCGATGGAGGGCAAGAAAAACG GAACAAATGACAAAGTTCCCATGGTCAGATCAAACAACAATAGCAGGTCGTCCAGCCGACGTTCGCCAAGAAGTGCCCGAGTCTCGTCTTCGGAACCCACCGAGGACGGCGATCTGGAAAGTGATCGGCTTTCGTTTTCTGACGACGATTACGTCTATAGTGAAGAAGTGGAGACCAAgtctttaaaaaaagacaaagggGGAGCTAGTGAAAAAACCAAGCCTACAGTGCGCAAGGTGTCAAGAATGGAAGAGGAGATTATGAAGTCTTCGAAACTATCTTCAGAACAAATCCGGGAAATTAAGGAAGCATTCCATGTATTTGATAACAATGGCGATGGATGCATTACAGCAACAGAACTAAAGAAACTGGTCACATCACTCGGGTATAATATCACCGAGGCAGAGCTTATGGACATGATGAACCAGATAG ATTCAGACGGAAATGGCGCCATCGATTTCCCCGAATTTCTCTCGTTGATGACTAAAAACCTCGAAGACAGTGATCCCGAAGATATCTTATTGGAATCTTTCAAGGTTTTTGACCGCGACAACAGCGGTTTTATCGGCGTTTCAGAACTCGACCGAGTCTTTAAACTGCTCGGTCAAGAATTTAAAGATTACGAAATCGAGGCCATGATAAAGGCCGCTGACGCAGACGGCGACGGGCTCGTTGGCTGGGATGACTTTACAAAGATGATGAACGTTTGA